ttctgaatcagaaccgaggcgatggaagtgtcacccacggacaggtacacgtagaaaggcctgtcCTGTTGAGgcggaaccaacactggaggcttcaacaaatattccttgatttcatcaagagcctgttgttgttctgcccccagtgaaactcatcctcgGACTTGATCATCACCAGACCCATGAAAGTCTCGATACGCctagacagattggagataaatcgtctgacaaagttgatcgtgccgatgagcttctgtaactccttcatagtaggcggcttcattgtctttaccgcttcttgactcttcaagccgatctcgattcctcgctcatgtaccaggaatcctaagaactcaCCGGCTGATACGCcgaaggcacatttcttcgggttcattttgagcccaaacttccgagtccgctccaaaaccttacgcaaatcttccagatgccccccagctggtgtggacttgaccacaacatcatcaatgtaaatttctaccagcttgccgatgagatcatgaaaaatgtaattcatggcgcgctgatacgttgcaccggcatttttcaatccaaaggtcataaccaaatattcgaacaagccgaccgcgcttggtactctgaacgcagtcttgcttatatcctctagggccatgaagatctggttgtagccggcgttaccatccataaagctcagcattttgtgaccggcagcggcgttgatcaatgtttctgccaaGGGCATaggatattcgtcctttggcgtcgctctgttgaggtctctgaaatccacgcagactctccatcggtcatccttcttctgtacagggaccacactggagatccattctgcatacctacatggcctgatgaaccctgcgtccaacatcttttgcacctctttcttgacctcctccaggactttagccttcatctgccttgctcgttgttgaaacggccaaaatcctttcttaagcgggagccgatgttcgacgatgcttctatccagaccaggcattttagtataatcccatgcgaaacaatcccggtattccttcaacagtgctatcatcggctcacgcagactcgggtctagcttcttgctaataaatgttggtcgcggcttatccccgggaccgatatcaacttcctccaaaacgtcagctgatgtaaacccgtaccccaacttgccgtcgcttgtaaaatcgactgtggacgcaggcaactcatcatcatctgccacgtcgacaACAAATacggggagatgacaaaagaaaattttcgacCGACCGCACGGGCCGGCCGTTTCTATATTACTCctcgaaactgaatgctcattaactaaccaactgccagagccGGCTACAGTCTGTCCGCAATGTAACAGTTTCgactctaaacaagaattgtctattttttggggacggtcgctgggaccggcctctctaagcCTGCTAGGCTCCGTAGCCTGACAGGAtgtatttattctgtgaggccagtggataagaccagcctcaatccattttttgtcacttcgatccgatcacagtcttccaacgcgatccctgagatcggctcttacccttctgcatcccaggcgttcatgtctgcgagcgaaacctcgctggagtcatctgcacggaccacctccacttcatcgccatcccattggaccaaacactggtgcatcgtggaaggaacacaacaattggtgtgaatccaatccctcccaagcagcactgtgtacgtactcttactgttgacgatgaagaacgaggttgggacggtcttgcggccaactgtcaactccacattgaggatgcCCTGCACCTCCGACGGCTGgccattgaaatcattgagcatcacgttggtcttgataagatcagcagtaGAACAACACAATCCCTTCagatgcttgtagcttttctccttgggcttctcgaagatgatcggctgtgggctaAGAttcagctgcgcgatggccaattcctctgGTTGGGGCACCCGAAACttcgacgggagcacgaacaccatattcacatctgccgatggcttttcatcggctcttggctgcttggggcgccactccttccttggagggcgcctttccatcCTTCGCaggtgcctgacttgctctgcGAGATCTGGACGCGCTtgcctcagcacgtcgaggtaccttgcttctgcctcttcgagattgcgtagacgctacactctgcgcttctgtgaacggctgagcccgtcaggacaccatcgtggacgatgatacttatcttccccTTATAGCTCAAGATTGTCCCTGGATAGCCGCTCAATATGGTCGTCATGAcgtgctttgggccccaagcgctggagCATCGACGTCTCGCCTGGCTGGTGTCCCCGAGGCcagcactccaagcaatcatcgatagtaggcaatcagctcatgccagaattccaacagtacctgaagaacgggcaatgccagtttTCGCATATAGCCTGGTGCCTCCCCACCATCCTCCCCGTgtggtgctcatactcctcctcttccgattcatatcggcggcgcaacttgtactgatactggtatttttccagaagccgattagaagctgggagttgattgcggatgtgacgcacttgttcttcggtaacatgttgctgctctggctcgtcttcatcctggggccgtttgctagaagcggcctctttcctctgctcgacACGGCAGcacatgggtcccgccatgttgatctggaacgcCAAGTTCTGGCCCTTAGGTTCGAAATCCgatagctccaccacgttagcttgtgggaatggttgactgtccaccttcatcaggtgttgggccagaattaatcggccttgctcgatagccgattggatctaccgacacagctccttgcagtcatttgtggcatgggtgaatgagtggtgccacttgcagtacagcatcccctgcagctcttgcgtcATTGGCTTCTTGTgactctctgggagcttcaactgcttttccttgagcagtagatcgaatatctgttctgccttggccacgtcaaagtcaaagcccttcacaagccacttctgtttgacccacttgcacgggacagggtttccccccgggtccattctgccacagccacttcttgttccccgccaaaatcatcggaatcatctgcttgggccatatttacatggcgcttgaatttttcatGGTACAGCTctgggtgatagtgttcatacacCGTGAGCTTCTGCACCCGGCGCTCCTGCTCCTGGAGGTGCTCGACGTAGGCGATGGCGTCCCTGACGATGGACGCCTTGTCCATCTGCACCACCATATATGACATATAACGGGCAAAGATTCAGCTCACATTGATGTCCAGATCAACCGATATAGTCTCGATCTGATTCTGACCTTGGTGATGTTGGGCACCACGCTGCGGAGCGCGTAGAGCTTCTCGTTGAGCctgcggcgccggccgcgctcCGTGACAACGTTTCTCGTTGCCACAGCGGCTGGCGGTGGGGGCGCCAACACCGCCGGCGCGGAGCAGCAGTCGTTGGCGCCGCCGGGCGAGCTGGAGTCCGCCGGCGCGTACGACGCGCAGAGGCCGGACAGCGACTCAGCCTCGCTCGCCGGCGCGTATGCGTACATGCTGCCGCCGCGCACCAACCAAGAAACCAACCATTCGTCATTAGGCAGGCTACTCGATCATTCCTTCCCGTTCAACAACAACGAGGAATTAAGATTCATGGAACTGAACTGATGTGAATCAGCTCACCTGCCGAAGGCGTCGGCGAGGTCGAGGGGCTCGACGAGGAAGCGAGGTGGCGAGTGCCAGTAGAGACCGAAACCCATGGCCACCATGGTGTTATCTGCCTCCATTTGGCTCCGGCCCTTGTACGTCCTTGCTGCTGCAGTGTGTTTAATTTCTTGTTGAAGCCTGCCTAGTGGAGCAACTCTTGTCGCCACTGCAGCAGGGTAGTTGGGGTAGTAGGAAGAACGGATTGGGGCAGGAGCAAGAAGGGGATTGGGAGGAGATCAGGATCGGCACGAGGGCCTCTTAGTTTGGAGAACAAGTTGAAGGTTCATACATGACGATGCCGTCTCTCTCGGCACTCCTCACACATATATTCCCACACACCACACGCAGGTGGCTACTCACGCATGCCAACACTCTTGGGCTGGATCCACTCCGGCCCGGAGACACACGGATTGGGCTTGCCGATGCGACTTGGCCTGACCGGCCCAGTAGTGTCTTCATCTACAGTACGATGCAGGAGTAACATTCCCTTCCCCAAGTGAACCTGCTTGTACTCTCAAAAAAGTGAACCTGCTTGTCCCCAAGTAGAGGCGAGAGGAAACTACTGCTTCAACGCTTCCAAATCCTCCCAAGTTGCGAGTGCAGGTTCCATACCTGACTATTGGATAAGAGCATGCTCCATAGTACGCTGACCACGGGCAACAAAGCGATGTTGTATCACTCTGACAGGCACTTGGAGCTCAGGAGTACCATCCGGCAGTGTAGACGCCACAGAATGAGAAAAAGCCTCTTCAGAAGGGAAACATGGAACTGgatgaagatgagaagaagctAGCAAGTCAAGTTTATAGGCAACTGACCCCAACAGTAGCAATGATTTGGTAGGGTCTGAAGAATTTCAAAGCCAACTTGTGATTTGCACGAGGTGCTAAGGACGACTGCACATAAGGCTGTAGTTTCTAAGTATACCCAATCTCCAACCAAAAACCTGCGTTCAGAGCGGTTTTTGTCAGCTTGAGACTTCATACGCTGGCGAGCCCGTAGGAGATGCTGAGATATCAGGCGATCCATCACAGCACGATCATAAAGCTAGACACCCAAAATCATCGGAATCATCTGCCGTacgcttcaactgcttttccttgagcagtagatcgaatatctgttctgccttggccacgtcaaagtcaaagcccttcacaagccacttctgtttgacccacttgcacgggacagggtttcccccccgggtccattctgccacagccacttcttgttccccgccaaaatcatcggaatcatctgcttgggccatatttacatggcgcttgaatttttcatGGTACAGCTctgggtgatagtgttcatacaccgtgagcttctgcaccatgtgcgccagagaagtgaattccaactgaaaagccagatccttgatcggcttagcgagtcccaaaactgccaaatcgactgcctctttctctgtaatgcgcgatgagtagcattgattcttaacttctctgaagtgttgcacgtactccgacacactttcccctcgcttctgcttgacttgggcgaggtcagcaatcccggcttcagcagcctctgagtgatactgggtgtggaactgatcttccagctgcctccgagttcggatcgaatctgggggcagtgaCGTATACCACCCAAAGGCTGAACCCATGAGAGACAGGGAGAAGAAACAAACCCTtagaggatccgacactgaaatcatcccgagctgcattaggtatcggctcacaagCTCGATAGAGttggccccttctgacccgctgaacttggtgaactctgggagccgatacttgggtggcaacgggatcaagtcataatcacttggatatggcttagaatagccgatcgcctttctcttggacAGGATGCTGAACTGGTCCCTTAATATtacactgacctgctccacactcagaactcctggggccaAGGGCTCAGcgctcggcccggtagcgtactttgctagCCACGCTTGTTACTCCGCATCTGTCCCTAAAGCTCCCGTATTCGCCAGCTGTCCCGCGCGCATTGGGTTGATGTTatcaggtatgtacacacacgtgtagccgtgcgggatctccttaggaggctcgctcaggaactggccttctccagggtcaccgccgatcttgtagacgacgtagatcggcgaacctTGCGGTCCTGGGGCCGTGAGCGAGTACGACACTGGTGGCCTAGAGTGGAGCAAGGCTTCTCCcttgtgactccccaggattggtcctgatggggagtactggttcttgatcacctcctggacgacacGCTGTGCcaccagggttcaccaaaccgtcggtaaccggtctggtttgaccggttaccggtcaaaccggtccggaccggttccggtttggtccggtatgaaaccggtccaaattcaaattttaaatttgaattcaaaaaaaatgaaaaattctcaaaaaattcctaaaaatacttcaagatacgactaatctaatggtgtcaaattttctcaaaaattcgttcatttagtatagtttgtggggatttgaagttaaacaaaaaaacgtgcatacaaaagtatacaaatacaatgtaaaagtagtacaaaagagggttggagggttcatttagactaaaatatgttatacaaacatttatttagtatacttttgcgggcatttgaatttaaaccaaaaaagaaaaaaaaattgaatttgaccggttaccagccaaaccggccggtataccggtacgaaccggttgaactgggaagtttgaatttaaatttgaatttgtccggttccgaccggtaaccggccaaaccggaccggtataccggaatcggaggccggcggttaccggtcaccggtcggattttaaaaccctatgtgccacacgctcgagctcattcaccaggctttctgagtgccgatgaagcgtgtgagccaccatgtagctcatctcctggcgcagggctctggtgcgctcctctgatggcacGGACAAGTCAACGTTGTCTAGAGCGCCTTCCGGTGAGAACCcattccacctgatgccgtggtttcgggtcctctcgaaagagccgatgagatcggcttcgaactgagctttgacctcatcatatttttgcttgtgttctggagtcagctcttcatacgtgacaggtttggtgaccggcggaatcggtgcttggtcctgaggtcctgtcatctctgcggcgggCGTTGCTGTTGATGAgagtcccaccgggcgtgccagaatgtgttgtcggtcaaaacccaccggcgagtagcgacaggcaacacgaagagccgggaggtcgccggggcgctggcaggcactgctccctcgtcaacggcccgcaatcctggcacacaccgcggctttctaagacgcagggcgtgccacctgacctatacctgatcaggaaggtgcgaacgtgcttgcaacgatttgcctgcatacacaaacacgtgtaaacgttcgtccgagccgtggtcggctccccgggacgactcttgcatcagctttaaagagccgatcgagtcccgttGTCAGactggatctgcatatccagatggtaatggataaagcaaataactgcgaAAACTGCtttaattaaatctagctaatctaatccacgacggtaaaagcttcactgctagatcggaacatcctacacgtagttaggcctaacgagcgtaaaagataaccgaaccttaaccagaaaagaggcctaagaacaagcgaaatccgattcccggatcaatccctattaagatcaaagcaaagcatctaatacatcgccggatcatccaacccgtttacaaggcctaaactagcagatattacgccaattcttaagtataagaacaaaccgtaacagattagatctactagataaaaaagaagcagggtgttgtctccacgcagctaattctatgcaacgagaattaacgtaagattaaaacatgattgcacagaaacaacatgatattcgtagatgataaacaaccaaagcatgatagatctactgaaagtcatgctacgaaaatcaagataactagcactactcaccataaaaaatgcttcagtacgagtaataccaaagtAAAAggaagaacaacgctgccctgatcgcaagaagcgatcagggcagcatggcgcttacttggatgaaaccctagaattaggggtggcggtgcgccgagaattgttgtttgcaaaacgtgatgacgttcctttttacaaatatcataaggtacatatttatagtccggagactcggaaaacaatctaaactaatgtgttcatatcggactctatctctaactcaatctgaactaaatctaaggatacatggcccatatgGTCCAAATGCTCGCGTAGGAGCCGATTCATATGtctccttcaatttcttcattaagcccaactcacttgcggcccattaattaacctgttaatttatggtgataacacCCCTCTAAAAGTGCTTTCAAAATaggatgaagctactgctcAGTTTGTCGAGGAAACCAACCTCACAAAAGGTCAGCTCCTAGGTGATGAAATTCCGCTTCACCCAGGggcaggaagaaagccatttgtaATGGGGCAACCTCTGATGTTGCCAGAGTTGATTGATATGctaccaacaagaatgcgtgagttGCATCGATGGTACATGAAAGCATGTAAGTTTTTCTAGCAGTGCAATCCACCACATCTTACCACTTAGGTTTGGTTTGACGACGGAGATGGAGAGAAAAGGCGCCGAATTGGGGTATATATGCAAGACAAATGGTGGGAAAACGTACGCGTCCTAACAATCAAGGGTATATGATGATCACTAGCTACTATATATCCTTATTGGTAATGGTGATGTACTTAAATCGATGCTGCGTATCTTTgcaaacggccccggaccggaacattattattacaacataccAGTGTGCTCCATAGTTACCCAGCTCTTCTAAGAATTTGGTTTCCTTATGCAAGTTTATTACTCTTAACAAAAATCTAGGTCCCTCGTTTTCATGTTCAAAATCCTATCCATCTACTAATTGGGATGAAACTTAAGTGATGGACTCTTGTGAAACGTCACTTTTGACTTCTATTTGTGATCACTACTAGGAAAAAAGCTATCGGTCTACATAAAGAATACCGATTTGAACTAGACTCATGGATATAGTTCATATCAGTATATTTGGGATGGATGGAAGCCTATGGAAGACCATTTATAACCTGGTGGTAACACCAACTGAAACTATTAGTACCAGTTGGTGTTACTGACCTTTTAGTACCAGTTGTTGCTACCTCGTATATGACATCGCAAGAGAGGTATGTGCGAGGAAAGAGGGTCCCGAATTCAAATCCAATCAACCGCACGCATCTTTCGGGTGAAAAAATAATAGTCTGACCTATGACTTTAGAGTCTGGGTTGACTCAGTACCGGTTAAATAATATTGTTTCAACCGGCActataagtttttttttctagtagtggatgTGTCATAAGAGCCTAAGCAATGGGTAATGCACAATAGTAATGAGTCATAGGTGTTGTCACCCGTCACTATGGTATGTATGTCATTATTGATAAATCAGGATCCGCCACTTGTCATTTGCGTGTCTGAGATGATTGGTGCAATAACTGTCAATAATAACGGTTATTGCTTGTCATTATTGACATTTTTTCACATAGTCATCCTTTCACGAGGACGCCCTCTTAATGTACACCTCTTGCTCTATTATGTGGATGATATCGTGCTCATCACAAACTCAAATGGCTGCCATGGCCAGTGGCCAGTGGGCCCAACATTTTCCAAATACAGTATGCCAAAAGAGCTATCCAATCACGCCAACATGCTCAGCTGCAATCCATGCCTCACACCCATATATACAAAGTCCATGCTCTCCACTCATACAAGTAAAACAGTTACAAAGGCCACTGAATAAATGAAGCCAGTTCCAAGCATTGTGTTTTGCACCATTGTAAGTGTCATGTACATTATATTCCACCAGATCTAGTCCAGCATCAACACCaagggtgcaaattggtgaccgTTAGGAGCACCTCAAATcctctttagtttaattattatttattaaaCTTCTCTGAAATTGAATCTCATTTCAAAGATAGAAcaaaatatttgaactaaaaaagGTTAGAGGTACAGCTAAAgatcaccaatttgcacccctaaTCAGCACACAAATGGTATAGAAATTTTGTCTACATTTCATACGGTGTAAGATTTCATTCGGAGAGCTCAAGGTCCAGCATGAGCCATCTGCATGGTCCTGAGTTTCAGGGTCATTAGGGGATATGCTCATTTGGCAGTTTAAGACCCAGGGCACTGTTAGTGTGATCCATCATCAAAGTACAATGGAT
This sequence is a window from Panicum virgatum strain AP13 chromosome 7K, P.virgatum_v5, whole genome shotgun sequence. Protein-coding genes within it:
- the LOC120639990 gene encoding transcription factor BHLH6-like; the encoded protein is MEADNTMVAMGFGLYWHSPPRFLVEPLDLADAFGSMYAYAPASEAESLSGLCASYAPADSSSPGGANDCCSAPAVLAPPPPAAVATRNVVTERGRRRRLNEKLYALRSVVPNITKMDKASIVRDAIAYVEHLQEQERRVQKLTVYEHYHPELYHEKFKRHNTPQRDWKQNVAITRL